In the Actinomycetota bacterium genome, one interval contains:
- a CDS encoding DUF6228 family protein — MRKTQYVNPEGLTISSNDRAGELRMEWRGRATALVALRGRDLAAEARVWWNDYAEEPSTLARFFTDLAEGWRGWSGEKEWRALEHPFSLVATHDGLGHIALDVELASGFYPEDWWTKVRLLLDAGSLDEVADRVRKFVDAAPSDNRRGDAPAQAAAKGDDRS, encoded by the coding sequence GTGCGTAAGACTCAATACGTGAACCCCGAAGGATTAACGATCTCCTCGAACGATCGGGCCGGAGAACTGCGGATGGAGTGGCGTGGTCGCGCCACGGCTCTCGTGGCCCTCCGCGGTAGGGACCTGGCAGCGGAAGCTCGCGTCTGGTGGAACGACTATGCGGAGGAGCCCAGCACGTTAGCCCGCTTCTTCACCGATTTAGCTGAGGGTTGGAGAGGCTGGAGCGGCGAGAAGGAATGGCGCGCCCTCGAGCACCCGTTCTCTCTGGTAGCCACCCATGATGGTCTCGGACACATAGCGCTTGACGTGGAGCTGGCCTCAGGCTTCTATCCGGAGGACTGGTGGACCAAGGTACGCCTCTTGCTCGATGCCGGCAGTCTCGACGAGGTCGCTGATCGGGTCAGAAAGTTCGTAGACGCGGCTCCCTCTGACAACCGGCGAGGTGACGCGCCTGCGCAGGCGGCGGCCAAGGGAGACGACAGATCATGA